The proteins below are encoded in one region of Nitrospirota bacterium:
- a CDS encoding FAD:protein FMN transferase produces the protein MRFKPLRKLLYIQTCCLTLLAGLFFGCAGVLSGQESVVVTRAQMQMGTLVKITAVGRSESDAQAAVAAGFSEIRRLEELLSTWILTSELSRVNAAAGVMPVPVSLDTLTVVQRAMQAAEMTGGGFNIAIGPAVDAWRVTEAQRIPAASELEALRSLVDLRAVHVNERDRTIYLEKIGMRIDVGGIGKGYAADQAVTAMQKAGAAAGVVALSGDIKTFGRLPGGKPFPVGIQHPRQEGAVLAWIDLQDEAISTAGDYERFFERDGVRYHHILDPLTLQPARACQSVTVIAKEGVWADGLDTGIFVMGAEPGMRLVEALPDVEAVIVDRDGLVHVSSGLRDRIRKP, from the coding sequence ATGCGTTTCAAGCCGTTAAGAAAGTTGCTCTATATCCAGACGTGCTGTCTGACGTTGCTGGCTGGCCTCTTCTTCGGCTGTGCGGGAGTTCTATCTGGCCAGGAGTCGGTCGTGGTCACCAGAGCCCAGATGCAGATGGGCACGTTGGTCAAGATTACGGCTGTGGGGCGAAGTGAGTCTGACGCGCAGGCTGCGGTTGCTGCGGGGTTTTCCGAGATCCGTCGTCTGGAAGAGCTCTTGAGCACGTGGATTCTCACGAGCGAACTGTCCCGCGTCAATGCTGCGGCGGGAGTTATGCCGGTCCCTGTGAGTCTCGACACGTTGACGGTCGTTCAGCGCGCGATGCAGGCAGCGGAGATGACCGGTGGCGGCTTCAACATTGCCATCGGGCCGGCGGTCGATGCCTGGCGCGTGACCGAGGCGCAACGGATACCGGCGGCATCTGAACTGGAGGCCCTCCGTTCCTTGGTGGATCTGCGAGCGGTCCATGTGAACGAGCGGGACCGGACGATTTATCTTGAGAAAATAGGGATGAGGATCGATGTGGGAGGGATTGGCAAGGGGTACGCAGCAGATCAAGCGGTGACGGCCATGCAGAAGGCTGGAGCTGCTGCTGGGGTTGTCGCGCTTTCAGGGGATATCAAAACATTCGGCCGGTTACCGGGCGGAAAGCCGTTTCCCGTTGGCATCCAGCACCCGCGACAGGAGGGTGCGGTACTGGCCTGGATCGATTTACAGGACGAAGCCATTTCAACCGCCGGGGATTACGAACGGTTCTTTGAGCGGGACGGGGTCCGGTATCATCACATTCTCGATCCGCTCACGCTCCAGCCGGCGCGCGCTTGTCAGAGTGTGACGGTGATTGCGAAAGAAGGGGTCTGGGCCGATGGGTTGGACACGGGGATCTTTGTGATGGGGGCTGAGCCGGGAATGAGGCTTGTCGAAGCCTTGCCGGATGTCGAGGCCGTTATCGTCGATCGTGACGGCCTGGTCCATGTGTCTTCAGGGTTGCGGGATCGGATTCGCAAACCCTGA